From a single Mobula birostris isolate sMobBir1 chromosome 32, sMobBir1.hap1, whole genome shotgun sequence genomic region:
- the LOC140191047 gene encoding adhesion G protein-coupled receptor E5-like isoform X3: MCYISARGGRRGNKESDACRSHTCPYGSDCVANRSGYACHCKKGFKLCLEIQNCTTGRPYCKDVDECKLKKMKCNKRESCLNTIGNYCCLTGGGHSNCTDCEQSCFMNRTRSDKNSTESDQVCISACEIQTLYLRVSTVGSRPAQLRNVFQLLDKTESMMMSLVEAPSNQHEEHQSMEAFEIGIKRQANASDPLMISVLGHTVDIDPAILKEVTPGRVPTAGLIVHKDLNAFLDNNNGTGPGSKLSSMVVTMVIGNRKNSSLIQPLIFTFPHNEENKDDFIITCVYWDPTSSSENFWSPEGCELVEYNSTHTVCKAHHLSSFAVLMALKDLPEVFEVELITYIGLSSSLLCLFLAIITFYTCQPLKDTRCTIHRHLCLSLFMADFIFLVGISQTSNKTVCGLVAVVLHYLFLAVFVWMLLEGVQLYLLVEVVFQTKIPLARYIHWAGYGLPFMIVAISAAVNHRGYGTPTACWLSPKHYFTCSFFVPAIFICIVNFYILFKTLMKLSHVFADQKDLNKNRVFTLTAVGQLVILGCTWISGGFFIQNATVPMMYIFTILNSFQGMFIYIMHCLMRKKVRDFYQSKFKKCFSRPFVWSPVSTTSSSSNQVRRSVQETELTSGAIQ; this comes from the exons AATCTGATGCTTGTCGTTCACACACATGTCCTTATGGCTCAGACTGTGTGGCCAATCGCAGCGGGTATGCCTGTCACTGCAAGAAAGGGTTTAAACTGTGCCTGGAGATACAGAACTGTACAACTGGGCGTCCCTACTGCAAAg ACGTTGATGAGTGCAAATTAAAGAAAATGAAATGTAACAAGAGAGAAAGCTGCTTAAATACGATCGGAAACTACTGCTGTCTGACCGGAGGAGGTCACTCCAATTGTACAG ATTGTGAACAATCCTGCTTTATGAACCGGACAAGAAGTGATAAAAATTCCACAGAATCTGACCAAGTG TGTATTAGTGCGTGTGAAATACAGACTCTCTACCTGAGGGTGTCCACAGTCGGAAGTCGACCGGCCCAGCTCAGGAACGTATTCCAGCTGCTGGACAAGACGGAAAGCATGATGATGTCTTTGGTTGAAGCTCCATCAAATCAACATGAAGAGCATCAGTCAATGGAAGCATTTG AAATTGGAATAAAGCGACAAGCCAATGCCTCTGATCCATTGATGATATCGGTACTGGGACACACCGTTGATATTGACCCAGCCATTCTGAAGGAAGTGACCCCTG GAAGGGTGCCTACTGCTGGTCTGATTGTCCACAAGGACCTGAATGCATTTCTGGACAACAACAATGGGACCGGTCCTGGATCGAAGCTGAGCTCCATGGTGGTAACCATGGTGATTGGCAACAGGAAGAACAGTTCCCTCATCCAGCCCCTGATCTTCACCTTCCCCCACAATGAG GAAAACAAGGATGATTTTATAATAACCTGTGTCTATTGGGATCCCACTtcatcatcagaaaacttctggtCTCCTGAGGGCTGTGAGCTGGTGGAATACAACAGCACACATACCGTCTGCAAAGCCCATCACCTATCCAGCTTTGCCGTGCTAATGGCTCTAAAG GATCTTCCTGAGGTTTTCGAGGTGGAACTGATCACGTACATTGGGTTAAGCAGCTCACTACTGTGTCTGTTTCTGGCAATCATTACATTTTATACCTGCCAACCCCTGAAGGACACACGGTGCACCATCCACCGGCACCTCTGCCTCTCCTTGTTCATGGCTGACTTCATCTTCCTTGTGGGAATTTCACAAACAAGCAACAAG ACCGTGTGTGGACTTGTTGCTGTGGTGCTCCACTACCTCTTCTTGGCCGTATTTGTCTGGATGCTCTTGGAAGGTGTTCAGCTCTACCTGCTGGTGGAAGTAGTCTTTCAGACCAAGATTCCCCTGGCGAGATACATCCACTGGGCCGGCTATGGACTTCCATTTATGATCGTGGCCATTTCTGCAGCGGTCAACCACAGAGGATACGGCACCCCAACAGC GTGCTGGCTCTCACCAAAGCATTACTTCACCTGTAGCTTCTTTGTGCCCGCCATCTTTATCTGCATC GTTAACTTTTACATCCTTTTCAAAACGTTGATGAAGTTATCACATGTGTTCGCTGACCAGAAGGATCTGAACAAGAACAG AGTGTTTACGCTGACTGCAGTTGGTCAGCTGGTGATCCTGGGCTGTACCTGGATATCTGGAGGGTTCTTCATCCAGAATGCAACTGTTCCAATGATGTACATCTTCACCATCTTAAACAGTTTCCAGGGGATGTTCATCTACATCATGCACTGCCTGATGCGCAAGAAG GTGAGGGACTTCTATCAGAGTAAATTCAAAAAGTGCTTCAGTAGGCCGTTTGTATGGTCTCCAgtctccaccacctcctccaGTTCAAATCAG GTGCGAAGAAGTGTTCAGGAGACAGAATTAACTTCAGGAGCCATACAATGA
- the LOC140191047 gene encoding adhesion G protein-coupled receptor E3-like isoform X2, whose translation MPHIPARPPQLGRKRKQHIPLMESQRFIFLLVLFLHDLQALNSVSSDSCSPQNRANCKESDACRSHTCPYGSDCVANRSGYACHCKKGFKLCLEIQNCTTGRPYCKDVDECKLKKMKCNKRESCLNTIGNYCCLTGGGHSNCTDCEQSCFMNRTRSDKNSTESDQVCISACEIQTLYLRVSTVGSRPAQLRNVFQLLDKTESMMMSLVEAPSNQHEEHQSMEAFEIGIKRQANASDPLMISVLGHTVDIDPAILKEVTPGRVPTAGLIVHKDLNAFLDNNNGTGPGSKLSSMVVTMVIGNRKNSSLIQPLIFTFPHNEENKDDFIITCVYWDPTSSSENFWSPEGCELVEYNSTHTVCKAHHLSSFAVLMALKDLPEVFEVELITYIGLSSSLLCLFLAIITFYTCQPLKDTRCTIHRHLCLSLFMADFIFLVGISQTSNKTVCGLVAVVLHYLFLAVFVWMLLEGVQLYLLVEVVFQTKIPLARYIHWAGYGLPFMIVAISAAVNHRGYGTPTACWLSPKHYFTCSFFVPAIFICIVNFYILFKTLMKLSHVFADQKDLNKNRVFTLTAVGQLVILGCTWISGGFFIQNATVPMMYIFTILNSFQGMFIYIMHCLMRKKVRDFYQSKFKKCFSRPFVWSPVSTTSSSSNQVRRSVQETELTSGAIQ comes from the exons AATCTGATGCTTGTCGTTCACACACATGTCCTTATGGCTCAGACTGTGTGGCCAATCGCAGCGGGTATGCCTGTCACTGCAAGAAAGGGTTTAAACTGTGCCTGGAGATACAGAACTGTACAACTGGGCGTCCCTACTGCAAAg ACGTTGATGAGTGCAAATTAAAGAAAATGAAATGTAACAAGAGAGAAAGCTGCTTAAATACGATCGGAAACTACTGCTGTCTGACCGGAGGAGGTCACTCCAATTGTACAG ATTGTGAACAATCCTGCTTTATGAACCGGACAAGAAGTGATAAAAATTCCACAGAATCTGACCAAGTG TGTATTAGTGCGTGTGAAATACAGACTCTCTACCTGAGGGTGTCCACAGTCGGAAGTCGACCGGCCCAGCTCAGGAACGTATTCCAGCTGCTGGACAAGACGGAAAGCATGATGATGTCTTTGGTTGAAGCTCCATCAAATCAACATGAAGAGCATCAGTCAATGGAAGCATTTG AAATTGGAATAAAGCGACAAGCCAATGCCTCTGATCCATTGATGATATCGGTACTGGGACACACCGTTGATATTGACCCAGCCATTCTGAAGGAAGTGACCCCTG GAAGGGTGCCTACTGCTGGTCTGATTGTCCACAAGGACCTGAATGCATTTCTGGACAACAACAATGGGACCGGTCCTGGATCGAAGCTGAGCTCCATGGTGGTAACCATGGTGATTGGCAACAGGAAGAACAGTTCCCTCATCCAGCCCCTGATCTTCACCTTCCCCCACAATGAG GAAAACAAGGATGATTTTATAATAACCTGTGTCTATTGGGATCCCACTtcatcatcagaaaacttctggtCTCCTGAGGGCTGTGAGCTGGTGGAATACAACAGCACACATACCGTCTGCAAAGCCCATCACCTATCCAGCTTTGCCGTGCTAATGGCTCTAAAG GATCTTCCTGAGGTTTTCGAGGTGGAACTGATCACGTACATTGGGTTAAGCAGCTCACTACTGTGTCTGTTTCTGGCAATCATTACATTTTATACCTGCCAACCCCTGAAGGACACACGGTGCACCATCCACCGGCACCTCTGCCTCTCCTTGTTCATGGCTGACTTCATCTTCCTTGTGGGAATTTCACAAACAAGCAACAAG ACCGTGTGTGGACTTGTTGCTGTGGTGCTCCACTACCTCTTCTTGGCCGTATTTGTCTGGATGCTCTTGGAAGGTGTTCAGCTCTACCTGCTGGTGGAAGTAGTCTTTCAGACCAAGATTCCCCTGGCGAGATACATCCACTGGGCCGGCTATGGACTTCCATTTATGATCGTGGCCATTTCTGCAGCGGTCAACCACAGAGGATACGGCACCCCAACAGC GTGCTGGCTCTCACCAAAGCATTACTTCACCTGTAGCTTCTTTGTGCCCGCCATCTTTATCTGCATC GTTAACTTTTACATCCTTTTCAAAACGTTGATGAAGTTATCACATGTGTTCGCTGACCAGAAGGATCTGAACAAGAACAG AGTGTTTACGCTGACTGCAGTTGGTCAGCTGGTGATCCTGGGCTGTACCTGGATATCTGGAGGGTTCTTCATCCAGAATGCAACTGTTCCAATGATGTACATCTTCACCATCTTAAACAGTTTCCAGGGGATGTTCATCTACATCATGCACTGCCTGATGCGCAAGAAG GTGAGGGACTTCTATCAGAGTAAATTCAAAAAGTGCTTCAGTAGGCCGTTTGTATGGTCTCCAgtctccaccacctcctccaGTTCAAATCAG GTGCGAAGAAGTGTTCAGGAGACAGAATTAACTTCAGGAGCCATACAATGA